A window of Aurantibacillus circumpalustris genomic DNA:
TATAAAAAGAGAAATTTAAATTAACAAATTTTGAGAAAAATAGAATTTTTTTGAGTTATTTTAGAGGTTTTCACTTACAGTTTTCCTTATAAATAGTGGTCTGAGGGAGATATTTTAGAAAGGTTGGGCGAGCAAAAATTTAGTTTTTAAGAACAAATTAACAGAAGCAAAATTAAAGGATTAAAACTGTAATTTCGGGGTTTAGAAATTTAGCTCTAAAATCTATGCAATTAAAGTATTCTTCTCTTCCAAAAGCTATTCTTTTGCTGGAAGACGGAAAAGTGTTCGAAGGTAAAGCCGCTGGAAAAATCGGTACCACATCAGGAGAAATTTGTTTTAACACCGGCATGAGTGGCTATCAGGAGATTTTTACTGACCCGTCGTATTTTGGACAAATTGTTGTGATGACAAATTCTCACATTGGAAATTATGGTGTGGAAGAAAATGAAGTGGAAAGTGATTCTATAAAAATTGCAGGAATGGTTTGCAAAAAATTCAACCAAGGTTTTTCCAGAGCCCGCGCTCAGAAAAGCCTAGGACAATATTTTGAAGAATCAAACATCGTTTCTATTTGTGATGTGGATACCCGTGCTATCGTAAGACACATTCGTGACAAAGGAGCTATGAATTGTATTATTTCTTCTGAAATATTAGATGTTGAAGTATTGAAAAAACAATTGGCGAAAGTTCCCAGCATGGAAGGTTTGGAATTGTCTTCTAAAGTAAGTTGTAAAACAGCCTATAATGTAGGCAACGAAAAAGCCAAATATAAAGTTGCTGTAATGGACTATGGCGCTAAGAAAAATATTTTACGCTCGCTTGTTGAACGTGATTGTTATTTGAAAGTTTTTCCAATGAACGCTTCAGCAAAAGATCTTGCGGCGTTTAATCCAGATGGAATCATGTTGAGCAATGGTCCTGGTGATCCTGGTGTGATGAAAAAAGAAACGGAAGCAGTAAAGGATTTTTTAGCTTTGGGTAAACCTCTTTTCGGAATTTGTTTAGGTCATCAGTTACTGGCTCAGTCTCAAGGTATCAGTACTTACAAAATGCATACGGGACATAGAGGAATTAATCATCCTGTACAAAACATCATTAGTGGAAAAAGTGAAATTACTTCACAAAATCACGGGTTTACGGTTAACGAAAAAGAAATTAATAGTAACCCAAACTTAGAAATTAGTCACGTTAACCTAAATGACAAAACTATTGAAGGTATTCGCCTAAAAAATTATAAAGCATTTTCTGTTCAATATCATCCTGAGGCATGTCCGGGACCGTTAGACGCTCGTTATTTATTTGATGAGTTTGTGGGGAATATGGAAGCGGCGAAGGGTTAGAACGTTTGCAGTTTTAACCACGGAGGCGCTAAGGACACTGAGAGACACTAAGAGAGTTGGCAGTGAGCAGTAGGCGGAAATCAGTTGGCAGTATGCAGTTGACAGAAATCAGTTGTTAGGAAGTTCTTCGCAGTAAACAAGATTCAAAATCATTTCACTTCTTCAAAATCAACGTATTCGCCTTCGTTATTCAAGTGTTTTTTTACGGCATTTTTAATATCTTTTTCTTTTGGTGAACTGTGGACATTTGTTTTGTTCTCGGTCTGGGAATTGTTAAAAGAGCGTTTAGCAGAGCTACTTTTAAAGATATCTACAATTTTGTAAATGAGCCAAACAATTATTAAAGTCCAAATAAAATCTCTCATAATATTGGATAAAATTAGGTTTTTTCATTGAGAATTCAAGTTATTGAATGTTAAAGGCTAAATGGGCATTTGAAAGATCTATGTCTGGGTTTGATCTAATTCATTTCCACTTTTTAAAATAAGTATCAAGCTCTTACTAACTAACTGGTTATAAACTTATATTAATCAGTTTCAAAAGTGATAAATGTTACATTCATTGAGGAATCAAGTCTTTACCTTTGATGAAAATAAAATGTATAACATGAAAATTGAACAAATATATACAGGATGTTTAGCACAAGGTGCTTACTACATAACTTCTAATGGTGAGGCGGCTATTATTGATCCATTGCGTGAGGTACAACCTTATCTTGATCGGGCAAATAAAGATGATGTAAAAATTAAATATGTTTTTGAAACACATTTTCATGCGGATTTTGTTTCGGGACATGTGGATTTGAGCAAAAAAACTGGTGCTGCAATTATATATGGTCCAAACGCGAATCCTGAATTTGAAGCTACTATTGCTAAAGACGGACAAGAATTTAAATTGGGAAATGTAAGTATTAAGGTTTTACACACACCTGGCCATACTATGGAAAGCAGTTGTTTTCTTTTAAGAGATGAGAACGGAAAAGACTATGCCTTATTTAGCGGTGACACTTTATTTTTAGGAGATGTTGGCAGACCAGATTTAGCACAGAAGACAGCTTCTATGACACAAGAAGAACTTGCCGGATTGTTGTATGAATCATTAAATACAAAAATAATTCCTTTAGCGAACGATGTTATTGTTTATCCCGCTCATGGCGCAGGTAGTGCTTGCGGAAAAAACATGATGAAAGAAACGGTGGACACTTTGGGGAATCAAAAGAAAATGAATTACGCTTTAAATCAACCAAATAAACAAGAGTTTGTAAAAGCAGTTACAGATGGATTGCTTCCTCCGCCAGGTTATTTTGGTATGAATGTAGCCATGAATAAAAAAGGAATAGAAAGTTTTGATACCGTTCTTAAAAAGGGATTAAATCCTTTAAGTCCCGGAGAACTTGAGTTAGCCATGGAAGCAACGGAAGCTTTGTTGTTGGATGTTAGAGATGCTGACGTGTTTTATAAAGGATTTATTCCGCGCTCGATTAATATTGGATTGCGTGGTGATTTTGCTCCATGGGTTGGATCTTTGATCGTAGATGTTAAACAACCAATTATTTTGGTTACATCAGCGGGTGAAGAAGAAGAAAGTGTAACAAGATTATCTCGTGTAGGATTTGATAATGTGATTGGTTATTTAAATGGTGGAATGGAATCGTGGATTAAATCAGGAAAAGAAATCGACACAATTAATCGCATCACGGCACAACAATTCAAAACAGAATTAAAGGTAGGTGAGACAAAAGTAATTGACGTCAGAAAGGATTCTGAATATGCGGCTGAACACGTTGAAGAAGCATTTAGTAGACCTTTATCGGATATTAATACCTGGTTTAACTTTATGAAAGAGGATGAACCGTTTTATTTGCATTGCGCAGGAGGTTATAGAAGCATGATCGCTGCGAGCATATTGAAGGCAAGAGGAATTCATAATTTTAAGGAAGTAGAGGGTGGCTTAAAAGCAATCGCTGAAGCGGGTGTTCCTAAATCAGATTTTGTTTGCCAGAGTAAACTTCAAACTTCTTAATAAAGTGAAAAATAAAAACATTTTACAAGTACTAATAATTATTGTGGTTATAGTAGGGATGAGTAGTTGTAATTCTCCAACAACAACGAAAGAAACAAATTCAACTTTAAACGAATCAAACAAAATGAAAACAGAAAATAAAATAATAGTAGATGTAAGAACCATTGAAGAGTGGGAAAATGATGGTCATGCAGATTGCTCGGTTAATTACCCTTTAGATCAAATTCAAAATAAAGTTGAAGAATTAAAAAAATACGAGCATGTTGTTTTGGTTTGCCGCAGCGGCGGACGGGCAGGGGTTGCTAAGGGTCAGTTAGAAAGCGCTGGCATTAAAAGTGTAGAGAACAAAGGACCTTGGCAAAACATAAACTGTAATAATTAATTCTTATGGAAGCTATTTTAAAAAATTGGAGTTTTTTAAGGGTCGTGAGAGTTGCTTTAGGATTATTTATTTTGGTGCAAGGCATCGTGAACAGTGACACTTTATCAATTTTGCTAGGAGCAGTATTTGCAGGAATGGCTGTGTTTAATGTTGGATGTTGTGGTACTGGCGGCTGTGGCATTAGTCAAGATAAACATGAAACTACTGCAAATAAAGAAGTTAGTTTTGAGGAAATAAAGTCTGAGAACTAAAACTCTATGCCAAAATTATTATGAACGAACTTGAAACTAAAATAAACAAAGATCTTATACTGCGTGAAAATCTTGCCATGCAAAGGACTCACATGGCTAATCAAACAACATTACTGGCGTTTATTAGAACATCACTCTACTTCTTAATTGGAGCCTTAAGCTTAGAAAGTCTGTTGAAGCTTAAAGAAGTTCGGGTGATTGAAATTTCTTTTTTTGTAATTTCTTTCGTTATTCTAACCACGGGAATTCTTAATTATTTTAAACAAAGGCGATTAATTCTTAATAGTGAAAAACACATTGGCAATTATAAACTAGAATATATTGAAACTAGTAAATGATTGCTTTTTTTAACCAGAAAAACAGGCAAGTGTCGGTATTGAAAAAATAAATTATTCGATATTTTAAACTCCGATTTCTTCATTGCTAAGCCATTTCGGATTTCTCCTATCAGTTGCGCTATCACGTATTTTCAAATTAAAACTACTAGCAAGTTGGCCGGCTGTCGTTCTTATTTCGTTTAAGTCTTTCGATTCATGTATGATTAATCTTCGGTTTTTATTGTACACTAAAGATAATTGAATCATGGAATTGTTTTCAAAGTCTTCCATTTCACATGGCTCACATTTAGCGTAGAGTGTTCTAAACATAAGTATATAGTCTAATCTCGGTAATTTTTTACAAGCTTCATTAAAATTAAATAGCGAGAGCAGTTTGATTGTTTTAGTGAAGCATTTTTTATCTGTATCCAAAGTTAAACCCTGTTGGACGATAAAATTGGAGGCTGCGTATTTCCCGATAATTTTCATAGAATCTCTTTAAAGTTTAATAAAGGTCGTTTTATTTTTGCTTTTGATATGTAACCTAAGTTACATGCTTAATTTAAACCTTATCTTAGACATTAAATTAACAAAAAATCTAAGAATAGAATTATGCTCTCTGAAATTTTAAGAGAAAAACTGGCTCCCATTTTCGAAAAACAACTCGTTGATGAAATATTAAAACTTGCTGAAATTACTCAGGTAAAAGAAGGCGAGGTTGTGATGGATTACGGAAAGAAAGTACGGTTTATGCCTATTGTGATTAGCGGTACACTCAGAGTAATGCGAAAAGACGAAGAGGGAAGAGAAATTATCCTGTATTATTTAAGTAGTAACGAAAGTTGCGCGATGGCTTATGCTTGTTGCATGGAGTCTAAATTAAGTGAGGTAAAAGCCATTGCTGAAGACAATGCGGAAATAATTAAAATCCCGCATGAGAAATTGGATGAATGGTTGATGAAGTATCCAAGTTGGAAAAGCTATATATTCAGCAGTTTTACACAACGGTTTAACGAGCTACTACGATCTTTAGAGAGCGTGGCCTTTAAAAAGTTAGACGAACGACTAGTTAACTATTTAAAAGATAAAGCAAAGGTGTTCGGGAAATCAGCGATACAACTATCTCATAGCCAAATTGCAGAAGAGATGGGTACTAGCAGGGTGGTTATATCGCGGCTTTTAAAACAATTGGAAAACGAAAAGAAATTAATTTTATACAGAAATGAAATTAAATTGCTGAGTGGATTTTAAATTTCGTTTTTAATAGTCATGAAAAAACTTAACTTAGACAATGTTTAACTCTTAAAAACATGTTTATGGATAAGGGATTGTTTCAAAAACTAGTTGATATTCGTAGACAAATTCATGCAAATCCTGAAATTGGTTATCAAGAAAATGATACTGCGAAACTTATTGCAAAAGAATTAAAAGAGTTGCAAATTCCTTTTAAAACTGGAATTGCAGGAACAGGTGTGGTAGCTACGTTAAAGAAAGGCGACGGCCCTTGCATAGCACTGCGAGCCGACATGGACGCTTTACCAATTTTAGAAGAAACAAATCTTGAATTTAAAAGCATAAAAAAGATGACTGGTGAAAATGGTTTGCAAACACCATTAATGCATGCCTGCGGTCACGATGTTCATACAACTATGCTTCTCGGCGCAGCATCTTTACTTAAGGACGCTGATTTTAAAGGAACGGTTAAATTTATTTTTCAACCTTCAGAAGAAGGCGTGTACGATGATCCCGAAAAAAAATCTGGAGGACAGCGGGTTGTTGAGAGTGGCGAGTTGGATGATGTAAAGGCAGCATTGGGTTTGCACGTGCATCCACTTTTGCCTGTTGGAATGCTGGCTTATAAATTAGGTCAGGCTCTTGCTTGCGCAAATTTTTTTAAGATTCAAATAACAGGAAAAATGGCACATGCCGCAGTGGCACCTCATTTAGGAGTAGATGCGATTTTGGTAGCGAGTAGTTTAATACAATCAATTTCGGCAATCGCAGCTAAGTATGTTCCTCCTCATGAACCAACCGTTATTTCGTTTACAAAAATTAATGGTGGAATTGCACCGAATGTTATTGCAGATAAAGTTGTTATTGAAGGAACTGTGCGTGCTTTAGATTTAGATACCTTTAATCAGATTCTTGAGCGCATCGAAAAAATTATTAAAGGCACAGAAATTTCTTTTGATGCTAAAATAACAATTGAGTATAATCTTAACTATCCCAGTTTATTAAATGATAAAAATGTTCATTCAAGTATGAATGAAACATTGACGTCTATTTTTGGTAAAGAGAGAATCATGCCGATCGATGCTATTTTGGGCTCTGAAGATTTTGCGTTTTATTCCAGAAAAGTTCCTTCTATGTTTTATTTTCTTGGTGCAAAAGACACTGCCGAAAAGTGCTATTTTTTACATGATTCAAAAGTAGTATTTAATGAGGAGTGTATTCCTTACGGTTCAAAGTTGTTGAGTGAAGGAGCTTTGACTCTTTTAAAGTAAATGTTCTGTTACTCGTTTTTGCTATTAAAAATTACTATCTTGAAGTTGTAAAGACTATATGGAGATTAAAGCACCAAAATCTGTTAAACCAAAAGTCAAGCGAAGAGCACATCTTCCTAAACAACCATTTCAAAATATTGCAGTCTCATTGTCTGGTGGAGGCTTTCGCGCTACTAGCATCCACCTTGGTTTAATATCATACCTTTCATTAAAAAAAATTGAAGGTGTTAGTCTTTTAGAAAGAGTACGCATTTTATCTAGTGTATCAGGTGGTACCTTTTTAGGAGTAAAGTATGCTGCAACTATAAAAAAAGGTGGAAGTTTTGAAGATTGCTATAAAAATATAGTAGATTTTATGACCAAGAAAGACTTGGTTGAAGAGGCTTTGGAATATCTTGCAGAAGATGCCAATTGGCATACGGGACGGCAACGTAGTCTTATTAATTCTTTTGCTGCTATGTATCACCGCGATTTTGAATCTGCTACTTTCGATTTATTTTGGGGAGAAAAACAAATCCATTTAAAAGAAATAAATTTTAATGCAACGGAGTTTCATTTTGCGCTTCCGTTTCATTTTCAAAAAACCGAACTTCATTCTATCAACACAAGTATTGTCGAGTATATCGGCAATAAAAAAATTCAAATTTCTTCCGATGTTGCTCGAGAAATAAGACTGGCCGATATTATTGCAGCTTCATCCTGTGTACCGTTTGGATTTGAGCCAATTAATTTTCCAGATGATTTTACTTACCCGGGGTCAAAAAAATTAAACGATAAATCACTATTGCCTCAGATGACTTATGATGGTGAAAAAATTGTTTATCCGGTAGGATTAATGGATGGGGGCGTAGATGATAACCAGGGCGTTGATGCCGTGATCACTTCCGAAGAGCGGATGAAGAATTATCCTGAACATTTGCACGAGTTTCGATCAAGAGATAAAAAAGCCGTCGATCTTTATATTATTTCTGATGGAACAAATCCTAGTATGGAAAGCTACGTAAGAAGTAATCGGGATAAAGTCCCATTTATTGATGGCTGGAGTTTTAAGTTGATGCAGTACATAGGAATAAGCGGTTTTATTCTTGGTTGGGTTCTGATTGCCATAGCATCTTTTTTAGACAATAAATTTGCGATCATGTCTCTTTCAATGATAGGAACTTTGGGTATTCTGGTAGCATTTGTGTTTCTTGTTTTGTCAAGAGGTTTTGTAGGTTTGGCTAAGCGGTTTGGAATCCCTTATTTTTTTATTAAACGCATGCGCCATGTGGATAAAATGAAGTTTGGAACATTAAACAACTTACTTGTCAATCGCAGAAATTCTGTAGTGAAAATGGTGACAAAGGTATTTATCAAACAAATGCGTTGGTTCGGTTTTGAACGCGTTTATAGTGATACCGGCTGGAAACCACGATTAATAATGAATGCCGTGTTTGAACTCACTAAGGAAGAGGTAGCAAAGCGGAAAAAGAAATATCCGTATTTCAGTCCTGAAATTGTTGAACCAGGAGAAAAAATAATGGAAGTTTCAGCGCGGGCATTAACAAAAGGCACCACGCTTTGGTT
This region includes:
- the carA gene encoding glutamine-hydrolyzing carbamoyl-phosphate synthase small subunit, which translates into the protein MQLKYSSLPKAILLLEDGKVFEGKAAGKIGTTSGEICFNTGMSGYQEIFTDPSYFGQIVVMTNSHIGNYGVEENEVESDSIKIAGMVCKKFNQGFSRARAQKSLGQYFEESNIVSICDVDTRAIVRHIRDKGAMNCIISSEILDVEVLKKQLAKVPSMEGLELSSKVSCKTAYNVGNEKAKYKVAVMDYGAKKNILRSLVERDCYLKVFPMNASAKDLAAFNPDGIMLSNGPGDPGVMKKETEAVKDFLALGKPLFGICLGHQLLAQSQGISTYKMHTGHRGINHPVQNIISGKSEITSQNHGFTVNEKEINSNPNLEISHVNLNDKTIEGIRLKNYKAFSVQYHPEACPGPLDARYLFDEFVGNMEAAKG
- a CDS encoding MBL fold metallo-hydrolase, with amino-acid sequence MKIEQIYTGCLAQGAYYITSNGEAAIIDPLREVQPYLDRANKDDVKIKYVFETHFHADFVSGHVDLSKKTGAAIIYGPNANPEFEATIAKDGQEFKLGNVSIKVLHTPGHTMESSCFLLRDENGKDYALFSGDTLFLGDVGRPDLAQKTASMTQEELAGLLYESLNTKIIPLANDVIVYPAHGAGSACGKNMMKETVDTLGNQKKMNYALNQPNKQEFVKAVTDGLLPPPGYFGMNVAMNKKGIESFDTVLKKGLNPLSPGELELAMEATEALLLDVRDADVFYKGFIPRSINIGLRGDFAPWVGSLIVDVKQPIILVTSAGEEEESVTRLSRVGFDNVIGYLNGGMESWIKSGKEIDTINRITAQQFKTELKVGETKVIDVRKDSEYAAEHVEEAFSRPLSDINTWFNFMKEDEPFYLHCAGGYRSMIAASILKARGIHNFKEVEGGLKAIAEAGVPKSDFVCQSKLQTS
- a CDS encoding rhodanese-like domain-containing protein, translating into MKNKNILQVLIIIVVIVGMSSCNSPTTTKETNSTLNESNKMKTENKIIVDVRTIEEWENDGHADCSVNYPLDQIQNKVEELKKYEHVVLVCRSGGRAGVAKGQLESAGIKSVENKGPWQNINCNN
- a CDS encoding DUF202 domain-containing protein, with product MNELETKINKDLILRENLAMQRTHMANQTTLLAFIRTSLYFLIGALSLESLLKLKEVRVIEISFFVISFVILTTGILNYFKQRRLILNSEKHIGNYKLEYIETSK
- a CDS encoding Crp/Fnr family transcriptional regulator, which translates into the protein MLSEILREKLAPIFEKQLVDEILKLAEITQVKEGEVVMDYGKKVRFMPIVISGTLRVMRKDEEGREIILYYLSSNESCAMAYACCMESKLSEVKAIAEDNAEIIKIPHEKLDEWLMKYPSWKSYIFSSFTQRFNELLRSLESVAFKKLDERLVNYLKDKAKVFGKSAIQLSHSQIAEEMGTSRVVISRLLKQLENEKKLILYRNEIKLLSGF
- a CDS encoding M20 metallopeptidase family protein; translated protein: MDKGLFQKLVDIRRQIHANPEIGYQENDTAKLIAKELKELQIPFKTGIAGTGVVATLKKGDGPCIALRADMDALPILEETNLEFKSIKKMTGENGLQTPLMHACGHDVHTTMLLGAASLLKDADFKGTVKFIFQPSEEGVYDDPEKKSGGQRVVESGELDDVKAALGLHVHPLLPVGMLAYKLGQALACANFFKIQITGKMAHAAVAPHLGVDAILVASSLIQSISAIAAKYVPPHEPTVISFTKINGGIAPNVIADKVVIEGTVRALDLDTFNQILERIEKIIKGTEISFDAKITIEYNLNYPSLLNDKNVHSSMNETLTSIFGKERIMPIDAILGSEDFAFYSRKVPSMFYFLGAKDTAEKCYFLHDSKVVFNEECIPYGSKLLSEGALTLLK
- a CDS encoding patatin-like phospholipase family protein, whose amino-acid sequence is MEIKAPKSVKPKVKRRAHLPKQPFQNIAVSLSGGGFRATSIHLGLISYLSLKKIEGVSLLERVRILSSVSGGTFLGVKYAATIKKGGSFEDCYKNIVDFMTKKDLVEEALEYLAEDANWHTGRQRSLINSFAAMYHRDFESATFDLFWGEKQIHLKEINFNATEFHFALPFHFQKTELHSINTSIVEYIGNKKIQISSDVAREIRLADIIAASSCVPFGFEPINFPDDFTYPGSKKLNDKSLLPQMTYDGEKIVYPVGLMDGGVDDNQGVDAVITSEERMKNYPEHLHEFRSRDKKAVDLYIISDGTNPSMESYVRSNRDKVPFIDGWSFKLMQYIGISGFILGWVLIAIASFLDNKFAIMSLSMIGTLGILVAFVFLVLSRGFVGLAKRFGIPYFFIKRMRHVDKMKFGTLNNLLVNRRNSVVKMVTKVFIKQMRWFGFERVYSDTGWKPRLIMNAVFELTKEEVAKRKKKYPYFSPEIVEPGEKIMEVSARALTKGTTLWFTQEELKGKYSMADSIIACGQFTICFNLLEYFEKFILNPKYKKDYEKYSPETKEMLEELQKSLLVDWIKFKENPFWMVEEFRQKLW